In Streptomyces seoulensis, the following are encoded in one genomic region:
- the pucL gene encoding factor-independent urate hydroxylase — protein MAETSRPAGPAVLAQNQYGKAENRVVRITRDGATHHIKDLNVSVTLSGDMDDVHYSGSNAHVLPTDTTKNTVYAFAQRYGIESAEQFGIHLARHFVTSQEAIRTARVRIEEYAWDRIGAEDGGHSFVRKGQEVRHTQVFHDGTSWQVVSGLGDLVVLNSTDSEFWGYAKDEYTTLPEAYDRVLATEVNTRWRYGWTGEGDAPDWNASYAETRRHLLEAFAGTYSYSLQQTLYEMGARVIGERPEVDEIRLSLPNKHHFLADLAPFGLTNDNEVYLAADRPYGLIEATVLREGREAAIPVDLTNL, from the coding sequence ATGGCAGAAACGTCCCGCCCGGCCGGGCCCGCGGTCCTGGCGCAGAACCAGTACGGCAAGGCCGAGAACCGGGTCGTCCGGATCACGCGCGACGGCGCCACCCACCACATCAAGGACCTCAACGTCTCGGTCACCCTCAGCGGCGACATGGACGACGTCCACTACTCCGGCTCCAACGCCCACGTCCTGCCGACCGACACCACCAAGAACACGGTGTACGCCTTCGCCCAGCGGTACGGCATCGAGTCCGCCGAGCAGTTCGGCATCCACCTCGCCCGGCACTTCGTCACCTCCCAGGAGGCGATCCGCACGGCCCGCGTCCGGATCGAGGAGTACGCCTGGGACCGGATCGGCGCGGAGGACGGCGGCCACTCCTTCGTCCGCAAGGGCCAGGAGGTCCGGCACACCCAGGTCTTCCACGACGGCACCTCCTGGCAGGTCGTCTCAGGGCTTGGGGACCTGGTGGTGCTGAACTCCACCGACTCCGAGTTCTGGGGCTACGCCAAGGACGAGTACACCACCCTCCCCGAGGCGTACGACCGTGTGCTGGCCACCGAGGTCAACACCCGCTGGCGGTACGGCTGGACCGGCGAGGGCGACGCCCCCGACTGGAACGCGTCCTACGCCGAGACCCGCCGCCACCTGCTGGAAGCCTTCGCCGGGACCTACTCGTACTCCCTCCAGCAGACCTTGTACGAGATGGGCGCGCGGGTGATCGGGGAGCGCCCCGAGGTCGACGAGATCCGGCTCTCCCTGCCGAACAAGCACCACTTCCTGGCCGACCTCGCGCCCTTCGGGCTGACCAACGACAACGAGGTGTACCTCGCCGCCGACCGGCCCTACGGCCTGATCGAGGCGACCGTCCTCCGCGAGGGCCGCGAGGCGGCGATCCCGGTGGACCTCACCAACCTCTGA